The Geovibrio ferrireducens nucleotide sequence AGGCGAAATGCTCTCCTTAAGCATAAGCGAGATATGCGAAAGAATACTCGAATTTATAGTATGGGAGGAGGACGGCGAGCTCCTCGGATGCTGCGCCATGCACCCTTCATGGGAAGATCTGGTGGAACTCCGCTCCATAGCTGTCGCTGAACATGCCTCCAGACACGGCATAGGCAAAGTTATGGTGGAGAAAGTTCTGGAAATGTCCAGGGAAATCGGCGCGAAAAAAATATTTCTGCTCACCTACAAGGCGGATTTCTTCACGAAATTCGGCTTTAAAGAGGTTGAAAAGGACACTCTGCCGAAAAAAATCTGGTCGGACTGCCTGAAATGCGCCAAGTTTCCCGACTGTGACGAAACAGCAATGGCAATGGAGCTTTGATGGACTTCGCCGGGCGGCTTATTGATAAATATACAAAGAACTTTGACAGCATAGAGATACAGTTTTCAGAAGGCAGCGCAAAGACTGTGGACGTCAGGGACGGAGCGGTGGAGGATGTGGCTGTAAATTCATCCTCAGGCCTCAAGGTCAGAGTCATTAAAGACGGCAGAATCCTCTACTACACATCCGGCGGAGTAAACGAAGAAAGGCTTGAATCCTTCTTCCGTGAGGCTCAGGATGTGATAATGCTCACCGAAGAGGATAAAAATGTTTTCCTTCCATCCTCTCCCGAAGTTTATGAGGAACTTAACAGAACAGAAGAACCTTCCGTTGAAACTCTGAAAGAATATGCGCTGCTGGCAGAAAGCGGAGCAAAAGGGTTTGACGGCAGGGTAAAATCGGTTAAGTCAGCTTCATGTTCATATGTTAACCAGAAAACTTTAATCACAGGAACACATATAGCGCGTAAGCTCTGGAACAGACAGATTATTTCATCATTCTGCCAGTGTCTTGCGGAAGAAAACGGTGACATTCAGGAAGGGTACGAGGGGGAAACGGTTTACCTTGGCAAGCCCTTTGAACCGATGCTTACCGGGAAAAAAGCCGCTGAAACCGCAGTGAGCCTCCTCGGAGGGACACCGCTGAAAACAGGTCAATACGGCATTCTTTTCGATTCAGGCACAGCGGCGCAGTTTTTCGAGCTTATCTCTGAAATGTGCGATGCGGAGAACGTGCTGAAACACATGAGCCTTTTTGAAGGCAGGCTGGGGCAGACGGTTGCGTCCCCCGTGCTCAGCATATGGGACGATCCTTTCCACCTTGATGCCATAGGTTCATACAGG carries:
- a CDS encoding N-acetyltransferase, coding for MLRKATLADTRKIQKLVNAYASKGEMLSLSISEICERILEFIVWEEDGELLGCCAMHPSWEDLVELRSIAVAEHASRHGIGKVMVEKVLEMSREIGAKKIFLLTYKADFFTKFGFKEVEKDTLPKKIWSDCLKCAKFPDCDETAMAMEL
- a CDS encoding TldD/PmbA family protein — encoded protein: MDFAGRLIDKYTKNFDSIEIQFSEGSAKTVDVRDGAVEDVAVNSSSGLKVRVIKDGRILYYTSGGVNEERLESFFREAQDVIMLTEEDKNVFLPSSPEVYEELNRTEEPSVETLKEYALLAESGAKGFDGRVKSVKSASCSYVNQKTLITGTHIARKLWNRQIISSFCQCLAEENGDIQEGYEGETVYLGKPFEPMLTGKKAAETAVSLLGGTPLKTGQYGILFDSGTAAQFFELISEMCDAENVLKHMSLFEGRLGQTVASPVLSIWDDPFHLDAIGSYRFDDEGTPAVKTHLVTKGTLESYLHNGYTAGLMKTANTANAVRTGSGKIGIGASNLVVSSTEKASAIASVQGDVVKVLDVMGLHMADTVSGDFSLGISGVVLRCGEPVSAFRESVLTGNLKDLLKAVTAVYDNTRIHGNVVTGDVLFDKLTVSGS